Below is a window of Apodemus sylvaticus chromosome 5, mApoSyl1.1, whole genome shotgun sequence DNA.
GTTTAGATGACAAAAACCAGTAGAGACCTCGAAGCCACTTCAAGTTTTGAATGCAGAGGCTAGAAGGAAACTAGGTTTTAATGGGTCCTTAGCTTTGTTGGTTCGGCCTCAATGTTGAGTACACCCAAACCATGCGTGCCCATTTTTCTAACATCCGCATAGCCAAACTCCTAGTCCAAAGAACCGCAGCAGCTGGAGGTGGGCCGGTTGGCAGTCTGAGGGTTAGAAGTCGGCCCACAGCCCTGACCTCCACCACGTTTTAGAAGTCTTTATGCCACCTGCCCTTCTAAAGGGAGCGCCACTACCCTGCATGGGCGGGGTCTTGTGGTGGATGGCGTTTTGTCCCCTTGTGCATGTCTGAGGCCACTGGCAACTGCTGCCCCACGTCCAGGTTTGTCCCATCCCATTTTGAAAGCCCCTTATTTATAACTTTTATACCGTGGCGCCAGTCTCCACCCCGGCTGTACGGGGCGGAGCTGTTTTAACGTTTCGTTTGTACggatgtatgaaattgtcaataaACACAATCATTTGTTAACTGGCCAGCAAACTCTGAAAAGAGCGCCGCTCGTCGCGCATCCTAGATGGCGGAAACGTGGGCGGGACTTCGGTCCTGGAGCGGAAATAGGGGCGGGTTCTTTTCCCGGGGGCGTCATGGCGGAGGCGGCTCTGGAGGCAGTTCGGAGGGCGTTGCAAGAGTTCCCGGCGGCGGCTCGCGGTGAGTGGACTCTCACCGGCAGCAGCGACCGCGCAGATAGCGCGGAGGGAGCCTGGGGCGCCGGGAACTCGGATTGTACATGAGCGCCCGACCGGTCGCCACACATTTTCGTGTGTAGCCTTCTCTAGCTGGCGGACGGGTCCTCAGCTCACGGTCGCACGCCTTGCTGCCTTCATGGGGTGCAGTTGTGGCTGTCAAGACCCAGCACAGCTCCGACGGTAGTCATTGTGCCATTCTCAAAGCCAGCGGGGTGCTGAGTCCTGTGCCCTGCCTTGCTATACTTTCTGTCCGGAACACTCACCTCAGATAGCTTGGATACTGGTGGGTTCTGAGGAGAGACGCAGGCGACTTCCCTCGTTCATTCAGACTCCGAGCTTTGAGGATTGTAAGCAGCCGCCCAGTTGATCTTGGCTGTTCCTCTACTATGAGTTTCGattctttctctgctcctccctACATCATTaaacaagctggagagatggctcggtgggtaggTAAAGTGCTTAAACACAggatgacctgggttcagatccctagcaccaGTGTAAAACACTGAGTGTAGTGATAGTGGATGTCTGATGGGGTTTCAGAGGTAGAAGGTAAAGTCAGGAGAGCCGCaggggctccctggccagccagcctagcaaaTGCTGAGATCCAGAGTCAGTgactttgtctcagaaaataaagtaaGAATGGTAGACACCTAATGTCAACGGCctccacacatgtatgcataggcacacaccacacatgcccacatttggaacgcgcgcgcgcgcgcacacacacacacacaaacacgcggAGAGCGATCTATCTAGCACAATTTTGTCAAATTACCAGCGGTGTCATACACAAGTGGTTAGAACAGTGATTCTCAATCTGTGGGGCGAGACCCCAGTGGAgtcacatgtcagatatcctgaACAGacatttatgttatgattcataactagtaaaattacagttatgaaatagcaacaaaataatgttatggcctagggtcaccacaacattaggaactgtattaaagggtagcATATTGGGAAGCACTGTGTTAGAGGCCGGTCACGGTCAGTGGAGCCCTCGGAGGGGGTGTGCCTGCTGTGTACAGCAAGCAGTGAGGGCTGAGCCTGGAGCAGACTTTGTgttcatgtttatttttgttagttaATTTCTTAACAGAATTGCTGGGTCAGAGGGTTTGTTTGGAGTTCCTTTTGAAGCTTTAGGGAAGAAAAATTACCCCTCCTCTAAAGGAAATGGTGAGCAAATGAAACTAGCATAATTACGGAAAATCCAAAGGATAGAAAAGGGTAGTTTCAGGtcaggcgatggtggcacacgcctgtaatcccagcacacgggaggcagaagcaggaggatctctgtggttccaggccagcctggtctacagagggagttccaggacagccagggctacacagagaaaccctgtctcagaaaaccaaagcaaagaaacagaagGCTATCTCTACACATTTTAAACACCAGGATAGAGGAACACAGAGCATGTAGgaggcctgggttcaatcccaagcacTGTACAGATCCCCAAGAGCAGCTCGGGTGTCCTGAACCCCAGCTCCCATCTAAGATTTCTGCTTTGTGGGGTTGCTGTTCTTCCCTTTCACGGCTGCTTGGTAATTCTTACCCGTATTCAAGGTAGCAAGCATGTGGCTAGctgttttctttgtagttttcctGGGCCTACCAATGGCATCCCATGTGGTTCCAACTTCCAATTTAAAGATAGTCTCTTTCTGACTGACTGTAAGGCAGGATAGTCAGCATTGGAGATGTAACTGAGCTCGTATGACGTCAGGGATAAAATGAATGTCATATACTTTTGTCGAGGGTTGCAGTAACTGCTGCATTTTGGTCAGACATTAAGGTTGAAAACTAACAAAGCAAAGCACTGCTCTCAtaaaaactgagagagagagagagagagagagagagagagagagagagagagagagagagagagcacagcaggAACAGCCCATCTAGAGTGGGGGGGGGCAAGTGGTCAGGGTTAGGCATGAGACTGGATCAAAGCAGACTGGGGAAAAAAGGGCTGGGCTTAGTCATGGAGCAGCCTGAATGTATGCCAAGGGGGACGGAGTTCTGCCAGGGGTGACAGTGAGCTGTCAGAGGATCCTTCATGAGGTATATGACAAGGTGAGATGGCGCTCAGATGAGagatattcttcttcttcttttttttttttggtttttttttgtttttgtttttgtttttcgagacagggtttctctgtatagccctggctgtcctggaactcactctgtagaccaggctggcctcgaactcagaaatccgcctgcctctgcctcccaagtgctgggattacaggcatgcgccactgccCCCGGCGAGAGATATTCTTGAGAGGGAACAGGATTCCACCAGAAACACCAGTTTGTTCACTGCAATGACCAGCCAGCCAGAATGTGAGGCACTTGGTTTTGACTTTAAGCAAATGTTtgctgagcacctactgtgtgctaatGTGCTTGCTGTTGTAGGGATGAGCTGTCAGaggcagcacttgggaaacatGGCAGTCACTCAGCTATTGTGATGTTTCTAGTCTGCTGAGACAAACcaataaagaaatgagaaaaaatacaCAGGGTCAGTAATGATAAATCTGTGGAGAAAAGCTAGGCAAGGAGATGATTGTTTTTAACAAGTGACAGTTTAAAGAGATGGTCAGAAAAGGAAGCTTCATCAGTGTGACGTTGGACCAAAGCaccagagagaaggagagggcagTTTTGAGAGACAGAGGGTAGAATCATCAGGACTTAGAGACACCTAggcccagggtggggtgggatagggtaaagcaacacatacacacacacacacacacagaggatggccttgaatttgctatgtagccgaGGGTAGGTTTGAACTGATACTCCTGATACTACCTTCCAGGTGATGGGTTTTCAGATGTGAGTCACCATATCAGTTTAAGGGTTACACAGTCAATGTCTCTATAGGGTGGCACAGTGTATATTAGTGTTGGCCCTAGGTGGCTAAGGATGCTGCTCCTGTTCTGTGACACCAgagctctctccagctcctccctgtCTTCTAGTGTTGTCACTGGACAGTTGTCTCCCTGGCAGAATAGATAAGCCATAAAGGTGGTGAGATAGTGGGGTTGTCCTCTCAGCCACACTGGCCAGGCCCAGTGCTGGCTCCATTTCAGATGTTCAGTGATTGTCACCATTGGAAGGTGTCTTAGGATTtttctgctgtgaagagacaccataccACCACaacccttaaaaaggaaaacatttacttggggctggcttacagttttagttTAGTGCACTGTCATCACGGTGGGAAAAGTGGCAGTCTGGAGATGGAGCTGAGGGCACCACATCTGGATCTGCAAGAAGAGATTGTCACACTGGCCAGATGTAAGCTCATAAAAGATCAAAGGACCCCTAGTGACACATTtcccctaacaaggccacacctcctaatagtgctgctccctATTGGCCAAGTATTCACACACATGAATCTGCGGAGCCATACCTGTTTAAACCAACACAGTAGTGGGGAGCATCCCAGAGCCAGACCCACCACAGTTAGCTTGTGGCCACCAGCTCAGCCATGCAGGCCTTCTAGGTCAGCAGCAGCCCTGCTTAGGATGTCCATCGTAGAGGGTCTCTTGTTGCACACAGTGTGGTGACAGTTGGGTACCACTGATTTCACGCCTCCTCCCACACCACTTCTTTCTTAAGACCTCAGTGTACCTCGTGTTGTGCCCTACCTGGACGAGGCTCCAAGTCCACTCTGCTTCTACCGGGATTGGGTGTGCCCCAATAGGCCCTGCATTATCCGAAACGCTCTGCAGCACTGGCCGGCCCTCCAGAAGTGGTCCCCCTCCTACTTAAGGTAAGGCATTCCTTGGGAGGTGGGGTGGACCAGTGACCATTAGCAGCAGACTACAAACCAAGTGTCCATTTCTTCAGAGCCACAGTGGGCTCCACGGAGGTGAGTGTGGCTGTGACTCCAGATGGTTATGCGGATGCGGTACGAGGGGACCGCTTCGTGATGCCTGCCGAACGCCGCCTGCCCATAAGCCATGTGCTCGATGTGTTGGAGGGTCGGGCCCGGCACCCAGGAGTCCTCTATGTGCAGAAACAGTGCTCCAACCTGCCCACTGAGCTGCCCCAGCTTCTGTCTGACATGGAGTCCCACGTGCCCTGGGCCTCTGAGTCACTGGGTGAGTGGATGGTAAGAGACAGGGTATGGGGGTGAAGGGGGAGATAGGTCGGCTCCCTTGTTCATCCTCTGCCTTTTGtattggctctgtgtgtgtgtgtgggggggggggaggtgctaCCTACCTGCCACTCCAGGCTTGGATTAGAATGCAGAAACCCTGCACCAGCTGCTGTCTCTGCCATCCCAGGGACGTGCTCCCAGTGTCACCTTCTCCAGACTCCTTGGCACTCTTGGTTCCCACTCATATTCTGCACAGCTGCCCCACACgtgagtggttctcagcctggtTCTCACTCACTGTGTCCCACAGGAAAGATGCCCGATGCCGTGAACTTCTGGCTGGGTGACGCAGCAGCAGTCACATCCTGTAGGTGTGGAGACTCCTGAagtggggagggggctggaggggcAGGGGCAAGAAAGGTGGACCCCAGCATGAGTACCTACGATTTCTTTGGTATTGTGGGACTAGGAGACCACAGAGTTTCTCCTGACTGCGGGAGCACTGGGGACAGGGAATACTATACCTTTTACATGCCTCTTCAAAAGTTAGGGAGGTTGGAGAGTAGGCCTGGGTCAGGAGGTAAAGCCCGTTGGTGAGCCAGATGCAGGGGAGCCCACATCCAGGTTTTGGAGGCCAAGTTCTGTGATGCTGGCTAGAACCTTGGAATCTCCCCGAGTCTGATTATCCTGTCTGGGCTTTCCCTACTCTGTAGGTTCTGCCGGGGTGTAGGGCAGAGGACAGTGTGGCCTGCTCTCCTCTCCTTAACTCCAGGTTTTCCGTGTGTCGGCAGTGCACAAGGACCACTATGAGAATCTGTACTGTGTAGTCTCTGGCGAGAAACACTTCTTGTTACATCCACCCAGCGACCGGCCCTTCATCCCTTACAGTAGGTGATATATAAGAAGCTGGTAGCCACTGGTGAGGCTCCACGAGGTCTCTGCCACGGGCTCCAGCCCTCTGGTCTCTATACAGGGAACACTGTGCTGGTTATGGTGGGCCTGCCTGACAGGCTGTTGGCCACTTACCTCCCTGACCTTGCCTTCAGATCTCTACACACCAGCAACCTACCAGCTGACGGAAGAGGGCACTTTTAGGGTGGTGGACGAGGAAGCAATGGAGAAGGTGTCTGTCCTGTTCTTGGGCTCTGGGGAGTGGGTAGACCTCCAGGGAATAGGCACAAAGGGCCTGGGGAGGCGGCCCCCCACTCTGAAAATCCCTAGGCTGTAATTCTTCAAGTtgagaggagaggggacagagcTGGAGATCTTGGGGGCCTCAGGGCCTGCTCCCAGGCAGCTTCTGTGTCTCTAGGTACCCTGGATCCCACTGGACCCCTTGGCTCCAGACCTGGCCCGGTACCCCAGTTACAGCCAGGCACGGGCCCTTCACTGCACAGTGCGGGCTGGCGAGCTGCTGTACCTGCCAGCTCTGTGGTTCCACCATGTCCAGCAGTCCCACGGCTGTATTGCTGGTAAGGAGCACCCTGGGCATCCGGGGGCAGGCCTTGCCATGGCCTAGCAAGGTATCGAGTTGGGTGGCTCTGGCTTAAATCTCACATCCAGATCCCTCTCCTCTCCACAGTGAATTTCTGGTATGACATGGAGTATGACCTCAAGTACAGCTACTTTCAACTGATGGACGCCCTCACTAGGGCCACAGGCCTTGACTGAGGAGACCCTCACAGACCCTGCAGACACTGCAAGGACAGCAGGGATTGAGGGGGTTCTTTGATTCTACAGGCGGCCTGGAGTTTGAATATGCCCTGGCTGCTGCCCAGGTTCCTGCCTGTGTTGAGATCAGGCATTGACGGACTTGGAATATAGTTGGAGGTTCAGGAAATGCCAGGCAGGTCTGGGGGAATGTGCCAGGAAGTTGCCACACAGGTGACAAGGAAGCACGGATCAGGTACAGCAGTGCCTCTCACCAGTGCTGTGACCTTGGGTGAGTCACCGCATGTCAGCATCAGTCCCTTGCCTGTAAATGGAGATAATAATGGCTCTGGCTCCCAGAGCTGTGGGAATAAACATGGCCAGTGTAGAGGAAGCCGTCAATAAAAGGTGACACTGATATGCTTGTTCTCATGTTCCCCATCACAGTTGCCCTTCGTGGCCTGCTGATGGCCTGAAGGTTCAAGATGACGCTAATTGGGAGGCGAAAGCCAGATCCACATCTGGGATGCTCCCCACAGCAGCTGTGTTCTAACTGGCTGGGTGGGGCTTGGTTGGCTCAGAGCCACTGGTGCTATCTCTAGCTGGTGTCCCAGACTGCCTTTCCTTCCCCAGATCCAGGGAAGCTGGTGGGACTGGAGCACAGAGGGTGACCCCTGTCCTACAAAAAACAGGAAGGGACAGGAACCATGTTCCTCCTGGGCTGTTCTCTGAGGAAAGAGTTGATCTCCACACCCAGACTCCTTTGTCACCCTGCTGAGGAACAGGGGGAGCCCCCACATGCCATCCCATAGGCCTCATCCCTGGCCACCCAACTCCCGGGGTGGAGGCAGCCTAGCGTGGCTTTGAAGGGCTGTTTTATGTGGAAGCCACGCCCCTTCAAAATTGTGATGGAGCCTGAGGTACTCTTCTGAGATTGCCCAGGGCTCCAGTTCAGACTGGGTATTCCTGTCGTACTGGCACTGGGGAGGAGGTTGCGAAAGGAGGCACTGCCGACATGATCCCCAGCCGAAGTGCTTACCGCTGTCTTGGGGACCACTGTCTGCTGTCCTGTTCAACCTCTAACAGCAAGAGGAGAACCCCTCCTCAGTTAGGGCTGGCTGGGCAGCCCAGCTAGCAACGACTGCAGAGAATGGACTTCGGGGAGCCTGAAGCCAACTCCAGGAAGAATCACTGACTCCAGCCTTAGCTTAAGGTGTCTCACTTCCTGGGCAGGTGGCTGGGTCAGCAGTGGGCGTGGGGCTTGGGTGGAGCAGAGGAGTCTGGGAGGGATCCAAGAGGAATGTGTGGCCAGTTGGCTCACCTTGGCTCTGGGTTTAAAGCCGACAGTTGTTGGTCCTGTGGCCACTACCCTATCATTCCTGTTCCTGTGGACCTGGTCTCATGGCTCTGGTAAGGCTCCACAGGGCACTGGGTACCCATTTCTGACTAGGCTCCCATCCAGGGCCTGGTAGCTACTGTTTCTAAAGGGAGATATGGGCTTctctgagcagagggagggataCTTCCCAGCTTCAGACCAGACAGTGGAAGCCAGCGCTGGGATGGAGGTCTGTCTTGGGAAGGGCCCTAGGCAGAACTCCATAGATTTGAACCCTTAGAGCTCTGAGGATCTTATCTGCTGTTCTGGGAGCCCTAGAAAGTAGCTGCTCCATGCTTCTGACTTGGATGCTTGGCATGTGGGAGCCCCAGGGGCGCCTCAGAGATGAACTTCCTCAGCTCTGCTCCTGACCGTGCTGAGCTCCCGGAACCTGACCAC
It encodes the following:
- the Jmjd7 gene encoding bifunctional peptidase and (3S)-lysyl hydroxylase JMJD7 isoform X2; translated protein: MAEAALEAVRRALQEFPAAARDLSVPRVVPYLDEAPSPLCFYRDWVCPNRPCIIRNALQHWPALQKWSPSYLRATVGSTEVSVAVTPDGYADAVRGDRFVMPAERRLPISHVLDVLEGRARHPGVLYVQKQCSNLPTELPQLLSDMESHVPWASESLGKMPDAVNFWLGDAAAVTSLHKDHYENLYCVVSGEKHFLLHPPSDRPFIPYSTLDPTGPLGSRPGPVPQLQPGTGPSLHSAGWRAAVPASSVVPPCPAVPRLYCCEFLV
- the Jmjd7 gene encoding bifunctional peptidase and (3S)-lysyl hydroxylase JMJD7 isoform X1, producing the protein MAEAALEAVRRALQEFPAAARDLSVPRVVPYLDEAPSPLCFYRDWVCPNRPCIIRNALQHWPALQKWSPSYLRATVGSTEVSVAVTPDGYADAVRGDRFVMPAERRLPISHVLDVLEGRARHPGVLYVQKQCSNLPTELPQLLSDMESHVPWASESLGKMPDAVNFWLGDAAAVTSLHKDHYENLYCVVSGEKHFLLHPPSDRPFIPYNLYTPATYQLTEEGTFRVVDEEAMEKVPWIPLDPLAPDLARYPSYSQARALHCTVRAGELLYLPALWFHHVQQSHGCIAVNFWYDMEYDLKYSYFQLMDALTRATGLD